One genomic window of Arachis stenosperma cultivar V10309 chromosome 10, arast.V10309.gnm1.PFL2, whole genome shotgun sequence includes the following:
- the LOC130957225 gene encoding uncharacterized protein LOC130957225 has protein sequence MFDRALCDLGASINLLPLSLVKKLQINEIMPTYVVIRLADKTQKQAIGVVENVLLKVGKYFLPTDFVILDMEESHTHPIILGRPFLATARALIDVEQGELILRIHDERLSFNIFKFSQEADQEDKEPSKDHNEMLRRKQALKHTQPIWRPLWLINKGNSNHHSSRKSWKNLNL, from the coding sequence atgTTCGATAGGGCACTCTGTGATTTGGGGGCGAGCATCAACTTACTGCCATTATCCTTGGTAAAGAAGCTGCAAATCAATGAGATAATGCCCACATATGTGGTCATCAgactggctgacaaaactcaaaagcaagcaataggagtggtGGAAAATGTGTTGCTAAAGGTTGGGAAATACTTTCTCCCAACAGACTTTGTCATCCTGGACATGGAAGAGAGTCACACTCACCCAATCATAttgggaagacccttcctagctacagccagagcactcatagatgtggaGCAAGGGGAGCTAATATTGAGGATCCATGATGAACGACTCAGCTTTAATATCTTCAAATTCTCACAAGAAGCAGACCAAGAGGACAAGGAACCAAGCAAAGATCATAATGAGATGTTGAGGAGGAAGCAAGCACTGAAGCACACCCAACCTATCTGGAGACCCCTTTGGTTGATAAACAAGGGAAACAGCAACCACCACAGCTCAAGGAAAAGTTGGAAGAACCTAAACCTCTAG
- the LOC130957227 gene encoding transcription factor SRM1-like: protein MHWIEEDSKEQRKKIVEEVPSKTVEELKQHYQLLVENVTAIEAGQIPFPNYTSEETTSSSKDLHGSSKWMRMTNEWLLLRSVMRSCDASGGGSGERSSCDGESVGRVRKKLFTYVECE, encoded by the exons ATGCATTGGATTGAAGAAGACTCAAAAGAGCAACGGAAGAAGATTGTTGAAGAAGTTCCAAGCAAAACCGTAGAAGAATTGAAGCAACATTACCAGTTACTAGTGGAAAATGTAACTGCAATAGAGGCTGGTCAAATACCATTCCCAAACTATACATCAGAAGAAACTACATCTTCAAGTAAAGATCTCCATGGATCTTCCAA ATGGATGAGGATGACCAACGAATGGCTGTTGCTGAGGTCAGTGATGAGATCCTGCGATGCGAGCGGTGGCGGCAGCGGTGAAAGAAGCTCGTGCGATGGAGAGAGCGTGGGCAGAGTGAGGAAGAAGCTCTTCACTTATGTAGAGTGTGAATAG